One Nematostella vectensis chromosome 10, jaNemVect1.1, whole genome shotgun sequence genomic window carries:
- the LOC5509434 gene encoding PDZ domain-containing protein 8 isoform X2, whose amino-acid sequence MELSDLMRNKTAGRVIEQITIQDISLGSSLPVIKGASVVNIETKGPNGNPHELDIALDLEYSGGCHVAIQVDLLFNKSAYFSVKMVYLKGQGRIRFQQSPCTHWSFSFYEEPELEFEAESHFEGKTIPQLTSLIVNHLRRSVYKKHTLPSYKIRYAPFFRPNKPQDEQQEIHLHNSLLTVGKLAVEVVGCSRLPEFEGGLSLYCSLSVDVLPWKQLAENSRALWTSYEVEVTRETSSISYGMTLIKEYGNTEMDKFIMVDVITPKSPADLAGLHKGDVLIAVDGQKIESLKQAAKLIKNKAKFSATIQRPPSKMPPKDKIDGTSVKCNIVASENGNSNPNEDFVDIIMDELIKHSDINTGRELRQRTGKGSTKQRSSTLSTISPIETKETSKNVTEATRPIRSSTVATDGKPEVSKAPERSRSISPESKPSTPKLSETGVSKDDAVPMSFLIRPSTYSERPGTRKTREVPSSLEPAWNETIIFDVEKKDKYLNVCVWSKSQDKLDLLLGYITVPLMDAVVQCQMVGVGRHDHTYVLVSPHIDRIIANRPQLRAHPGLKEELCGGDIKLIFRHSPSLIGSEEMIIDKQQELLQIASQLEANRDDTSESMEQRVEHHFVLTEFYFPTRCNYCSKKVWTKVAFLCRNCALICHKKCLDNCKRFSSCLRSSKEKSRWFSKKPPLSSESEETKPEVSLPEMSSPNEPEAPGTDQASSSNVDQSETCEKERDGDQGAEEAKVVYKDEGATVKSEPKSPTRKSKLKLSLTEKIKKGASEDEVRLSDMEVASMQVREVGRELFSNLPFEARKKKLQEMMARLQVEIDEENETRTELYKNKKTSKDRKQKNYMDTLITKSEERSQALAMLMLQYCAGMQSCADAEEEESCQL is encoded by the exons ATGGAGTTATCAGATTTGATGCGCAATAAGACCGCAGGGCGGGTGATAGAGCAAATTACAATACAGGACATCTCGCTTGGGTCTTCTCTACCAGTCATCAAAG GAGCATCTGTGGTGAACATAGAAACAAAAGGCCCCAATGGCAATCCCCATGAACTTGACATTGCTTTGGATCTGGAATATTCTGGAGGCTGCCATGTTGCCATTCAAGTGGACCTTCTCTTTAATAAGTCGGCATATTTTTCTGTTAAGATGGTGTATCTCAAAGGCCAGGGCAGAATTCGGTTCCAACAGAGCCCCTGCACTCACTGGTCGTTTTCTTTTTATGAG GAGCCTGAACTTGAGTTTGAAGCTGAATCCCATTTTGAAGGCAAGACCATTCCTCAGCTTACTTCTCTAATTGTCAATCATCTGCGGCGATCAGTTTACAAGAAGCACACCCTACCAAGCTACAAGATTCGCTATGCACCCTTCTTCCGCCCCAACAAACCCCAAGATGAACAGCAGGAGATTCACCTTCACAATAGCCTTCTGACTGTCGGCAAGCTTGCTGTGGAGGTTGTCGGGTGCTCTAGATTGCCTGAGTTCGAGGGAGGTCTGAGTCTATACTGTTCGCTTTCTGTGGATGTGTTACCATGGAAACAGCTGGCTGAGAACAGTAGGGCTTTGTGGACATCCTACGAG GTTGAAGTTACTAGAGAAACAAGCAGTATCTCCTATGGCATGACATTAATTAAGGAATACGGGAATACAGAAATGGACAAATTCATTATGGTTGATGTGATCACGCCTAAGTCGCCTGCCGACCTAGCAGGCCTGCATAAGGGTGATGTTCTTATCGCGGTTGATGGGCAGAAGATAGAATCTCTGAAACAGGCCGCTAAACTGATCAAGAACAAAGCCaa GTTTTCTGCAACAATCCAGAGGCCTCCTTCTAAAATGCCACCCAAAGACAAAATAGATGGAACATCGGTGAAATGCAACATTGTTGCCTCAGAGAATGGAAACAGTAATCCTAATGAAGACTTTGTAGATATCATCATGGATGAATTGATCAAACATTCTGATATCAACACAGGGCGTGAACTAAGGCAAAGAACCGGAAAAG GTTCAACAAAACAAAGAAGTTCCACATTATCAACAATATCACCAATAGAAaccaaagaaacttccaaaaaTGTCACAGAAGCAACAAG GCCAATAAGATCATCAACAGTAGCAACAGATGGAAAACCAGAAGTCTCCAAAGCTCCAGAAAGATCAAGGTCTATCAGTCCAGAGTCAAAACCCTCAACCCCTAAACTCTCAGAAACTGGTGTATCAAAAGATGATGCAGTACCTATGAGTTTTCTTATTAGACCATCAACATACAGTGAAAGGCCCGGAACAAGGAAGACACGAGAGGTCCCATCTAGCTTG GAGCCAGCATGGAATGAGACCATCATCTTTGATGTGGAGAAGAAGGATAAGTACCTGAACGTGTGTGTGTGGAGCAAGTCACAGGACAAGCTGGACCTTCTCTTGGGATAT ATCACAGTCCCCCTCATGGATGCTGTTGTGCAGTGTCAGATGGTTGGTGTAGGAAGACATGACCACACCTATGTCCTAGTGTCCCCCCATATTGATAGAATCATTGCCAA tcGGCCACAGCTTCGGGCACACCCAGGGCTTAAGGAAGAGTTGTGTGGCGGTGacatcaagctcatatttcgCCACTCCCCCTCCCTAATCGGTAGCGAGGAGATGATCATAGACAAGCAGCAAGAACTTCTCCAAATCGCCTCACAG ctTGAAGCAAACAGAGATGACACTAGTGAAAG CATGGAACAGCGCGTAGAACATCACTTCGTATTGACTGAATTCTACTTTCCTACACGGTGTAACTACTGCAGCAAAAAG GTGTGGACCAAGGTAGCGTTCTTGTGCCGGAATTGTGCGCTCATTTGCCATAAGAAATGTTTGGATAATTGCAAGCGCTTTAGTAGTTGTCTGAG AAGTTCTAAGGAGAAATCCCGGTGGTTTTCCAAGAAGCCCCCACTTTCATCAGAAAGTGAAGAAACTAAGCCGGAAGTGTCGTTACCGGAAATGTCCTCGCCAAACGAACCGGAGGCCCCTGGGACAGATCAAGCATCCTCATCAAATGTCGACCAATCAGAAACATGCGAGAAAGAGAGGGATGGGGATCAAGGCGCAGAGGAGGCGAAGGTTGTGTACAAGGACGAAGGCGCCACAGTGAAG AGCGAACCCAAGTCGCCGACAAGGAAAAGCAAGCTGAAACTGTCTTTAActgaaaagataaaaaagggCGCGTCCGAAGACGAGGTCCGGTTATCGGACATGGAGGTGGCGTCCATGCAAGTCCGAGAG GTTGGTCGCGAGCTGTTTTCCAACTTACCCTTTGAAGCACGAAAAAAGAAACTACAAGAGATG ATGGCAAGGCTTCAGGTCGAGATAGATGAAGAGAATGAGACAAGAACAGAACTGTACAAGAACAAGAAGACTTCGAAGGACAGGAAGCAGAAGAATTACATGGACACATTGATC ACCAAATCAGAAGAGCGGAGCCAGGCGCTTGCGATGCTTATGTTACAGTACTGCGCGGGGATGCAAAGCTGTGCCGATGCCGAGGAGGAGGAGAGCTGCCAGTTGTAG
- the LOC5509419 gene encoding inactive tyrosine-protein kinase 7, whose product MAKHNRRTQRYVLVCGFILVHCLPFISGYSFVNTPPRVIRKYRDLPPNLVFDCRTTDPTSVATLLYRGRDAFNPARISQNGSVFTFKNFNGMPPGLHNYVCKSTNSQGQVIQWMTFLHLLVGVQLKVNLDRYNLVKRSGESFNITCEVTSAGVSTLNIEWQKSIGSAFVRIPADHTFAKKNALVLMFKNAPAMNQTYFKCVAKLSVPKDYKKEQGTYVHILDPVPATISHFTTDDEIVLAPDTSQDFHCAATGFPLPEIRWFKDGKELLTDNCLWNCKHRRVYEKHKAGVHDVNECLRVNDVKFPDDAGVYTCQATNGVAVLPSTRSVRAVFLVPPVLDKRIGSIVVQSDTTPTLTCTILSGYPLPRFTWTNQLAVCGQDAQKCKPLEKWQALMPGSTRQSPPSPDPTLQSNLTVSASVFSEFYRCQAGNNLGSDSHVIHLQRSKNKKPSISIKSLPDVDEGQTFSLRCNIFLGNFTSWRRDGVTLTPTEDPRISIDFVLSNALSQEVSLSVANATVNDSGVYSCHADQMIEARLKMNITSSVTVHAVYPPRITSFNNITVLANRRNKTNVLITCLVNAHPEATVTWWAGSLKLNAITEQRTCRNSLRGYYLLRGRGGDTLVICDALHEAHSGWLTCTAENHKGTDQRSAYLDILVSPRISTPKSQILRLYRGTTLNQTCVSQGNPAPVIQWYKIEMNGSVSLQTRVKEGRLLIDEMREEDFGNYSCVATNSRGSDAVYLSITELESAEPPSAERLVLVLGASIGGGMGFLLILLLLVCVLFHMRSKSIIEEYKTVKYLRQAHPDYKIDPERTLLEQCNDLPYDADWEFPEKRLILQEVLGSGAFGQVIKAEAIGILSLSARDKTSEAYKRRSRIRRRLSSSRLFADSHGNQYSRTTVAVKMLKENASESDYKDLASELKIMIHLGEHKNIINLLGACTRGENLMLILEYAKHGNLLQFLRTRRDIYEPTWKKTTFNPKTEFTLADQVVDAYQIAQGMDFLASKKCIHRDLAARNVLVDEGYALKIGDFGLARDIYKTDLYVKKGAGLLPVKWMAPEALFDREYSSKTDVWAFGVVLWEILTLGGSPYPGVPLEQLLDYINEGKRMAQPRDCPPEIYAIMCDCWSLEQDRRPTFAELVRRIERILEKKMVTETDTDDADAYISVFVENEGPKNYLEPDDMFSGPEKRREPKETTDDSNRYSILEAPLPPIPPPFLEDTQDSGDESAYCQPCDDPRTPLRNHVSNHVPGHVINKGKTRRASINDSPYSETYDDLRTPLNNHVYNHVHDHVFDEDKTRSTSSDSSAGKESGIGMDDDMKEDTGRGSIEFDEIDATRYKSRLLSSRESVV is encoded by the exons TCCAACTTAAGGTGAATCTAGATCGTTACAATCTCGTCAAACGCTCTGGCGAATCGTTCAACATAACATGCGAAGTCACATCCGCCGGAGTCTCGACACTCAACATCGAATGGCAGAAAAGCATAGGAAGCGCATTTGTAAGGATTCCCGCTGACCATACATTCGCCAAAAAGAATGCACTGGTTCTTATGTTCAAGAATGCGCCTGCAATGAATCAAACTTATTTCAAGTGCGTCGCTAAGTTGTCGGTTCCAAAAGATTACAAGAAGGAGCAAGGAACATACGTGCACATCCTAG ATCCAGTACCAGCCACCATATCACACTTCACAACGGACGACGAAATAGTGCTCGCCCCAGACACATCTCAGGACTTTCACTGCGCAGCCACAGGTTTCCCACTGCCTGAAATTCGCTGGTTCAAAGACGGCAAAGAATTGCTTACAGATAACTGCCTGTGGAACTGCAAACACAGGCGCGTGTACGAAAAGCACAAGGCAGGGGTTCATGACGTCAATGAGTGCTTGAGAGTGAATGATGTTAAGTTCCCGGATGACGCCGGAGTGTACACGTGTCAGGCGACTAATGGGGTCGCTGTGTTGCCATCAACGAGGTCCGTCAGGGCAGTATTCTTAG TTCCCCCAGTCCTGGATAAGAGAATAGGCTCAATAGTGGTCCAATCCGATACCACGCCCACTCTGACCTGCACCATTCTATCTGGGTACCCTTTGCCTCGTTTCACCTGGACCAATCAGCTGGCCGTATGCGGCCAAGACGCCCAGAAATGCAAACCACTCGAAAAGTGGCAGGCACTAATGCCAGGGTCAACCCGACAAAGTCCGCCATCTCCGGACCCCACCCTTCAGAGTAATCTTACAGTATCTGCGAGTGTTTTCTCTGAATTCTACCGCTGCCAGGCTGGCAATAACTTGGGCTCAGATTCCCATGTGATACACTTACAGAGATCAA aaaacaaaaagccCTCCATCTCCATAAAATCTCTGCCTGACGTTGACGAGGGTCAGACTTTCTCCCTTCGCTGCAACATCTTCCTGGGGAATTTCACGAGCTGGAGACGAGACGGCGTTACGCTGACGCCGACCGAGGACCCCCGGATCAGCATTGATTTTGTATTGAGTAATGCTCTGAGCCAGGAGGTGTCACTGAGCGTCGCTAACGCGACTGTGAATGACTCTGGTGTTTACTCATGTCACGCGGATCAGATGATAGAAGCGCGGCTTAAGATGAATATCACGAGCAGTGTGACTGTGCATG CCGTCTACCCTCCTCGCATCACCAGCTTCAATAACATCACCGTCCTTGCGAATCGCCGAAACAAAACCAACGTTTTGATCACGTGTTTGGTGAACGCGCATCCTGAGGCGACTGTCACGTGGTGGGCGGGGTCACTGAAGCTTAACGCCATCACTGAGCAGAGAACGTGCCGTAACAGCCTAAGGGGGTACTACCTCTTACGAGGGCGTGGCGGGGATACCCTGGTTATATGTGACGCGCTGCATGAGGCGCACTCGGGCTGGCTGACTTGCACTGCGGAGAACCACAAGGGCACCGATCAACGCTCTGCTTACCTGGATATTCTCG TCTCACCAAGGATCTCCACACCAAAGAGCCAAATACTCCGACTCTACCGTGGAACTACGTTGAACCAAACCTGCGTTTCACAAGGGAACCCAGCTCCCGTAATCCAGTGGTACAAAATCGAAATGAATGGGTCAGTATCCTTACAGACTAGAGTCAAGGAAGGAAGATTGCTTATTGATGAGATGCGAGAGGAGGATTTTGGCAATTATTCTTGTGTGGCGACGAATTCTCGTGGCTCCGATGCCGTCTACCTAAGCATAACAG AGCTTGAATCTGCCGAGCCCCCGTCGGCGGAAAGGCTTGTCCTGGTCCTGGGGGCAAGTATAGGAGGCGGCATGGGCTTCCTGTTGATCCTACTACTGCTCGTCTGTGTATTGTTCCACATGCGAAGCAAGAGCATCATCGAAGAGTACAAAACAGTCAAGTACCTGAGACAGGCCCACCCAGATTATAAG ATTGACCCAGAACGCACCCTTCTGGAGCAGTGTAACGACCTTCCATATGACGCCGACTGGGAGTTCCCCGAAAAGCGGCTCATTCTACAAGAAGTGCTGGGTTCCGGTGCATTCGGTCAGGTCATCAAAGCCGAGGCGATAGGTATTCTCTCCCTCTCTGCGCGGGACAAGACATCGGAGGCGTACAAGCGCAGATCGCGTATTCGACGCCGGTTGAGTTCCAGTCGACTGTTTGCGGATTCGCATGGAAATCAGTACAGCAGGACTACTGTCGCCGTCAAGATGCTCAAAG AAAACGCCTCAGAAAGTGACTACAAAGATCTAGCATCAGAGCTGAAGATCATGATTCATCTGGGTGAGCACAAGAACATTATCAACCTCCTTGGCGCATGCACTCGGGGTGAAAACCTCATGTTGATTTTGGAGTACGCCAAACACGGCAATCTGCTTCAATTCCTGCGCACGCGCAGAGACATCTACGAACCCACATGGAAGAAAACGACGTTTAATCCTAAGACAGAGTTCACGCTAGCAGACCAGGTGGTGGATGCTTACCAAATTGCACAAGGAATGGATTTTCTGGCGTCCAAAAAG TGTATACACCGGGATTTGGCGGCGCGTAATGTTCTAGTGGACGAGGGATACGCGCTCAAGATTGGCGACTTTGGCCTCGCGCGCGATATCTACAAGACGGACTTGTACGTCAAAAAGGGAGCTGGGCTACTCCCCGTCAAGTGGATGGCACCGGAAGCTCTCTTTGATCGCGAGTACTCCAGCAAGACCGATGT CTGGGCCTTTGGTGTTGTATTGTGGGAAATCCTGACCCTTGGTGGTAGCCCATATCCCGGGGTGCCTCTGGAGCAGTTATTAGACTACATCAATGAAGGCAAACGCATGGCTCAACCACGTGACTGTCCTCCGGAAATCTACGCTATTATGTGCGACTGCTGGTCGCTTGAGCAGGATCGCAGGCCCACCTTCGCTGAGCTGGTGCGAAGAATCGAGAGAATTCTAGAAAAGAAGATGGTTACG GAGACCGACACAGACGATGCGGATGCTTATATAAGTGTATTCGTAGAAAATGAAGGTCCGAAGAATTACCTTGAACCCGATGATATGTTCAGCGGTCCTGAAAAAAGGCGGGAACCAAAAGAAACAACTGACGACTCCAATAG GTATAGCATTCTCGAGGCCCCGCTTCCCCCAATACCACCCCCCTTCCTAGAAGACACGCAAGATTCCGGCGACGAGTCAGCCTACTGTCAGCCCTGTGATGATCCTCGGACGCCCCTAAGAAACCACGTGAGTAATCACGTGCCTGGTCACGTGATAAATAAAGGCAAAACCAGAAGGGCCAGCATAAACGACTCGCCTTACTCCGAGACCTATGATGACCTTCGGACGCCTCTGAATAACCACGTGTACAATCACGTGCATGATCACGTGTTTGATGAGGATAAAACGAGAAGTACTAGCAGTGACAGTTCGGCGGGAAAGGAAAGTGGGATTGGAATGGACGACGATATGAAGGAAGATACCGGGCGCGGATCAATAGAATTCGATGAAATAGATGCCACGCGTTACAAGTCACGCTTATTGTCGTCCAGGGAGTCAGTTGTGTGA
- the LOC5509434 gene encoding PDZ domain-containing protein 8 isoform X1, which translates to MIIAFTFAFLTGAFSVLLVQAFLLYKWWSSKEREAPKLIVQHEKVANPKLVAECKKNGGPNELSFLNLLILFIWEEWRDTEAAKNFCLRRLNMELSDLMRNKTAGRVIEQITIQDISLGSSLPVIKGASVVNIETKGPNGNPHELDIALDLEYSGGCHVAIQVDLLFNKSAYFSVKMVYLKGQGRIRFQQSPCTHWSFSFYEEPELEFEAESHFEGKTIPQLTSLIVNHLRRSVYKKHTLPSYKIRYAPFFRPNKPQDEQQEIHLHNSLLTVGKLAVEVVGCSRLPEFEGGLSLYCSLSVDVLPWKQLAENSRALWTSYEVEVTRETSSISYGMTLIKEYGNTEMDKFIMVDVITPKSPADLAGLHKGDVLIAVDGQKIESLKQAAKLIKNKAKFSATIQRPPSKMPPKDKIDGTSVKCNIVASENGNSNPNEDFVDIIMDELIKHSDINTGRELRQRTGKGSTKQRSSTLSTISPIETKETSKNVTEATRPIRSSTVATDGKPEVSKAPERSRSISPESKPSTPKLSETGVSKDDAVPMSFLIRPSTYSERPGTRKTREVPSSLEPAWNETIIFDVEKKDKYLNVCVWSKSQDKLDLLLGYITVPLMDAVVQCQMVGVGRHDHTYVLVSPHIDRIIANRPQLRAHPGLKEELCGGDIKLIFRHSPSLIGSEEMIIDKQQELLQIASQLEANRDDTSESMEQRVEHHFVLTEFYFPTRCNYCSKKVWTKVAFLCRNCALICHKKCLDNCKRFSSCLRSSKEKSRWFSKKPPLSSESEETKPEVSLPEMSSPNEPEAPGTDQASSSNVDQSETCEKERDGDQGAEEAKVVYKDEGATVKSEPKSPTRKSKLKLSLTEKIKKGASEDEVRLSDMEVASMQVREVGRELFSNLPFEARKKKLQEMMARLQVEIDEENETRTELYKNKKTSKDRKQKNYMDTLITKSEERSQALAMLMLQYCAGMQSCADAEEEESCQL; encoded by the exons ATGATTATAGCCTTTACTTTCGCATTTCTTACTGGTGCTTTTTCTGTGCTTTTGGTGCAAGCCTTTCTGTTGTACAAATGGTGGAGTTCTAAAGAGAGGGAAGCCCCGAAATTAATTGTTCAACATGAAAAAGTGGCGAACCCAAAG TTGGTTGCAGAATGTAAGAAGAATGGAGGTCCTAATGAACTCTCCTTTCTAAATCTTTTGATCCTGTTTATTTGGGAAGAATGGAGAGACACAGAGGCAGCCAAGAACTTTTGCCTCAGAAGGCTCAACATGGAGTTATCAGATTTGATGCGCAATAAGACCGCAGGGCGGGTGATAGAGCAAATTACAATACAGGACATCTCGCTTGGGTCTTCTCTACCAGTCATCAAAG GAGCATCTGTGGTGAACATAGAAACAAAAGGCCCCAATGGCAATCCCCATGAACTTGACATTGCTTTGGATCTGGAATATTCTGGAGGCTGCCATGTTGCCATTCAAGTGGACCTTCTCTTTAATAAGTCGGCATATTTTTCTGTTAAGATGGTGTATCTCAAAGGCCAGGGCAGAATTCGGTTCCAACAGAGCCCCTGCACTCACTGGTCGTTTTCTTTTTATGAG GAGCCTGAACTTGAGTTTGAAGCTGAATCCCATTTTGAAGGCAAGACCATTCCTCAGCTTACTTCTCTAATTGTCAATCATCTGCGGCGATCAGTTTACAAGAAGCACACCCTACCAAGCTACAAGATTCGCTATGCACCCTTCTTCCGCCCCAACAAACCCCAAGATGAACAGCAGGAGATTCACCTTCACAATAGCCTTCTGACTGTCGGCAAGCTTGCTGTGGAGGTTGTCGGGTGCTCTAGATTGCCTGAGTTCGAGGGAGGTCTGAGTCTATACTGTTCGCTTTCTGTGGATGTGTTACCATGGAAACAGCTGGCTGAGAACAGTAGGGCTTTGTGGACATCCTACGAG GTTGAAGTTACTAGAGAAACAAGCAGTATCTCCTATGGCATGACATTAATTAAGGAATACGGGAATACAGAAATGGACAAATTCATTATGGTTGATGTGATCACGCCTAAGTCGCCTGCCGACCTAGCAGGCCTGCATAAGGGTGATGTTCTTATCGCGGTTGATGGGCAGAAGATAGAATCTCTGAAACAGGCCGCTAAACTGATCAAGAACAAAGCCaa GTTTTCTGCAACAATCCAGAGGCCTCCTTCTAAAATGCCACCCAAAGACAAAATAGATGGAACATCGGTGAAATGCAACATTGTTGCCTCAGAGAATGGAAACAGTAATCCTAATGAAGACTTTGTAGATATCATCATGGATGAATTGATCAAACATTCTGATATCAACACAGGGCGTGAACTAAGGCAAAGAACCGGAAAAG GTTCAACAAAACAAAGAAGTTCCACATTATCAACAATATCACCAATAGAAaccaaagaaacttccaaaaaTGTCACAGAAGCAACAAG GCCAATAAGATCATCAACAGTAGCAACAGATGGAAAACCAGAAGTCTCCAAAGCTCCAGAAAGATCAAGGTCTATCAGTCCAGAGTCAAAACCCTCAACCCCTAAACTCTCAGAAACTGGTGTATCAAAAGATGATGCAGTACCTATGAGTTTTCTTATTAGACCATCAACATACAGTGAAAGGCCCGGAACAAGGAAGACACGAGAGGTCCCATCTAGCTTG GAGCCAGCATGGAATGAGACCATCATCTTTGATGTGGAGAAGAAGGATAAGTACCTGAACGTGTGTGTGTGGAGCAAGTCACAGGACAAGCTGGACCTTCTCTTGGGATAT ATCACAGTCCCCCTCATGGATGCTGTTGTGCAGTGTCAGATGGTTGGTGTAGGAAGACATGACCACACCTATGTCCTAGTGTCCCCCCATATTGATAGAATCATTGCCAA tcGGCCACAGCTTCGGGCACACCCAGGGCTTAAGGAAGAGTTGTGTGGCGGTGacatcaagctcatatttcgCCACTCCCCCTCCCTAATCGGTAGCGAGGAGATGATCATAGACAAGCAGCAAGAACTTCTCCAAATCGCCTCACAG ctTGAAGCAAACAGAGATGACACTAGTGAAAG CATGGAACAGCGCGTAGAACATCACTTCGTATTGACTGAATTCTACTTTCCTACACGGTGTAACTACTGCAGCAAAAAG GTGTGGACCAAGGTAGCGTTCTTGTGCCGGAATTGTGCGCTCATTTGCCATAAGAAATGTTTGGATAATTGCAAGCGCTTTAGTAGTTGTCTGAG AAGTTCTAAGGAGAAATCCCGGTGGTTTTCCAAGAAGCCCCCACTTTCATCAGAAAGTGAAGAAACTAAGCCGGAAGTGTCGTTACCGGAAATGTCCTCGCCAAACGAACCGGAGGCCCCTGGGACAGATCAAGCATCCTCATCAAATGTCGACCAATCAGAAACATGCGAGAAAGAGAGGGATGGGGATCAAGGCGCAGAGGAGGCGAAGGTTGTGTACAAGGACGAAGGCGCCACAGTGAAG AGCGAACCCAAGTCGCCGACAAGGAAAAGCAAGCTGAAACTGTCTTTAActgaaaagataaaaaagggCGCGTCCGAAGACGAGGTCCGGTTATCGGACATGGAGGTGGCGTCCATGCAAGTCCGAGAG GTTGGTCGCGAGCTGTTTTCCAACTTACCCTTTGAAGCACGAAAAAAGAAACTACAAGAGATG ATGGCAAGGCTTCAGGTCGAGATAGATGAAGAGAATGAGACAAGAACAGAACTGTACAAGAACAAGAAGACTTCGAAGGACAGGAAGCAGAAGAATTACATGGACACATTGATC ACCAAATCAGAAGAGCGGAGCCAGGCGCTTGCGATGCTTATGTTACAGTACTGCGCGGGGATGCAAAGCTGTGCCGATGCCGAGGAGGAGGAGAGCTGCCAGTTGTAG
- the LOC5509418 gene encoding testicular haploid expressed gene protein-like gives MSSRIEELAKPKPNRASWMTSHWPVDWSNQTTIRPLPRETQKSRTSERLVQLATPKKNFQLEHPECCQRDEFTYSCGRGSMVWQVTSQAKKAKPSQRIIQLSEPRKREDKWQTTDS, from the exons AT GTCTTCTAGGATCGAGGAGCTGGCAAAACCTAAACCTAACAGGGCTTCTTGGATGACAAGCCATTG GCCAGTAGACTGGAGCAACCAGACGACCATTCGTCCCCTCCCACGAGAAACTCAGAAGAGTCGTACGAGTGAAAGACTTGTGCAGCTCGCCACACCGAAAAAGAACTTCCAACTAGAGCACCCAGAATGCTGTCAGAG AGACGAGTTCACGTATAGCTGTGGTCGCGGGAGCATGGTATGGCAAGTGACGTCACAAGCAAAGAAAGCAAAGCCAAGTCAGAGAATCATTCAGCTGTCGGAACCGCGAAAACGTGAGGATAAATGGCAGACAACCGATAGCTAA